Part of the Musa acuminata AAA Group cultivar baxijiao chromosome BXJ2-7, Cavendish_Baxijiao_AAA, whole genome shotgun sequence genome is shown below.
CCTCAGGCGCCACACGGAGCTCATTGTAGAAAGTATGATGCCAAATTTTCTCCATGTCATCCCAGTTACTCACAATACCATGCTCAATTGGATATTTCAGTGTCAAAATACCTCTTTTGGATTGAGCCTCATCACCAACATAAGCATCTTTCTGGCCCATACCCACCATCACGCCAGTGTGTCGTGGTCGACCCACAATGCTAGGAAAAACAGCCCTTGGCGCATCATCTCCAGCAAAACCTGCCTAAAGAATGAAAGAACACAAATTTACATCATTTAGTATCGACAGCCATGTCAATGGTATTTTATGAAGAATAAGGTTCTCTTAGTTACAGAATGGTGATCAACGAGGAGAGAAAAAAATGGAAGCCATTAACATTGTTTTAAACATTTCATAGTTCTAATACAAAATCATGTGCCAAGAAATGAATCATGTCATTGATTATTGTCAGGAATAAGGCAAGCTATACCTTGACCATTCCAGTTCCATTGTCGCACACGAGAGGCTGAATATCTTCACCATCTGCCATCTTCTACCTCTGATAGGAAAACGGAAAGCCAGGTTGAGAAGAAGAGACTTGTATCAAATCAGAAAGAACCCAAGAAAAATTTACATGTGCAATTTATGTAGCAAACATAGGTGATAAGTTCAGAGTATTGTTAGATCCACTAGTCATTGACTTGATTCCTATGTGCCGATACTTGTTTATATCTCAATATAAGTTCCAAAATTAACAAGAAACTGCCAAAATTCTAGCAAAAAAGTTTCAGCACCCATTGATAGTTGCCTGCAAGATGGCTTCAATAACCATAATAAGCAGCTTCAGCCAAACAAGGCGACTCATTTAAACTACATTTCACGGTTAAATAACAACAATATTCTACAATATCTGACGAATAACCCCAATCCCCGATCTAATTTAAGAGTACTATTAGGAGTCGGAAGTCTACTATGCATAACATAATAAGAGGGACAAATTATTCCCGACTCGAGTGTCATTTTCTCGCACATCGCAATGAAAAAGTAGATAAAGGAGAGATGAAACCAGGAAATCCAGAAATCAAAACGGAGTGGGATCAAGTTTGTTGATTCTTACCACCAAGAAATGGACAGGCAGGGCAAAATAATGATGCAGCGATCTCCGAGTCTAGGATTTCTCCCTGCGTCTCTCCGACCTTGGGGCTCTTAAGCTTGCTTGCGTCAAGGGACGGCGTTTGGCATCGAAATAGGCGGGCAAATGCTGGCGCGAGGTGGGATGGTAAGAAGCCCGAGTCGCGCGCTGCGGAGGTTGGAGCGTGCCGCCCGGTTCTTCCGCCCACGACCCGGTGCGTTCGGGTGGCAAACCGGTTCGGAAACCCACGGCTTGGCGTCTCATAAACACGAACCCGGCCGACGGCGCGTTTGGGTTAGATGAGGAATCCGCGTACTAATGCCGACCCTCCTAATccaataaaattatatttgaatATACTTAATTGAATTAATTTGGATATTTGTATGAAAATAAATATCTGAGTTCATTTTGAAATGAATTCGAGTACTCTGTTAATTGTGTGTTGAATATATACTTGATTGAATGTTGGACTTTGGACAAGCATAAGTTCATATCAGATTTTTGGATCAACGAACTGTGTCAACGTTCCATGCCAAACAATATAAATGAATTAATGGCATAATACTTGTAACTACGTGGCCGTACGAGTTTTACCCATCCCATGCGACTCCTTCGCAAACCTGATTAATGGGGCTCCGCTCGTGGGTCCCACGGTTGAGCTTTGTGAGACAACGGCTTAGGACGGTTTAGGGTCGTGGGGCAGAACTGCGGGGACATCAAACATTATCCCAGAAAGTGATGAGGGTGATGACATGCGCGACCGGAGAGACAGCATAGGCGAGCAGTTCACCGACTCATTTGACACGTCAAACGCGCGACCGTTCCCAAGTTCGCTCGTCAGAGTCAAACTCTGAGACCGCTTCTCTTCCGCGGGCTCACCACGTCGGTCCTTCAACGGTCAACGTTCAAAGCCAAACCAACCTCACCCTCCGTTTCAATACCCACCCCCTTCAAATGCCTCCCAACTCTTCCCCTACACTCTCGTCTCATACCattccccttctcttctcctctcttccttctTCGATCCTGATTTGTCTCAGCGGAGAGCAGCGAACTGTCAGTTAAGCTCCATACGGCCGCCTTCTCTCTCCATGGCCTCGGTGACCGCACGCATGTCTAGCTCAAGGATTCCCTCTGTGAAGAGGATTCCCATCGCCAACTCGATGGCGGAGCAACTGATTCCCGCCGCCTTCCGGTGCCCCATATCTCTCGATCTCATGAAGGATCCGGTGACGTTGCATACCGGGATCACATACGACCGTCGGAGCATCGAGGCGTGGCTCGAGCTCGGGAACCTGACGTGCCCAGTGACCAAGCAAGCGCTCGAGAACGAAGACCTCGTGCCGAACCACTCGATCCGGAGGATGATTCAGGACTGGTGCGTTGCCAACCGCTGCTTGGGCATCGAGAGGATACCGACGCCGAGAATTCCGGTGACCCCGACCCAGGTGTCGGACTTGCTGTCCGAGATCAGTGTTGCCTGCCGTCGCGGCGACAACGCACGGTGTCGCGAATTGGCCAGAAAGATCAAAGCTTTGGGCAGGGAAAGCGAGCGGAATCGAAGGTGCATCATCTCGGGCGGCGCTGGTCGTGTTCTTTCCAATTGTTTCAGCGAGTTGGCGGCTGAGTCATTGGAGAACCCCAGAGCAGGTGTCATGGATGAGATCCTTGCGGCTTTGGCCGcattcctccctcttgatgaaggCTCATATCTGCAACTCGCGTCACCCAAGCCTTTGGACTCCATCGTGTCTGTTCTCAAGTCCGCGGATTTGGAAGGAAGGCTTAATGCAGCCCTGGTGCTAAAAGAGCTCGCTTCTTCTTCGACTCCGGACCGCATCGAAGTCGTCGCTAGAACAGATGGTTTGATCGAAGCATTGGTGAAGCTAATCGAAAAGCCTATATCACCTCGAGCCACCAATGCCTCGATGGTGACCGCATTCTACTTGGTGGCCTCGAGCGAACGGATCGCAGCGAGGTTCGTGGAGATGGGAATCGTCTCCTTGCTTCTGGAGATCCTCGTCGACTCGGAGAAAAGCATGTGCGAGAAGGCGTTGGGAGTGCTGGATGGCGTCTTAAGCTGCAGCAGAGGCAGGGAGATGGCTAGTGCTCACTCCCTGGCAGTGCCGGTGCTGGTG
Proteins encoded:
- the LOC135617547 gene encoding U-box domain-containing protein 21-like translates to MASVTARMSSSRIPSVKRIPIANSMAEQLIPAAFRCPISLDLMKDPVTLHTGITYDRRSIEAWLELGNLTCPVTKQALENEDLVPNHSIRRMIQDWCVANRCLGIERIPTPRIPVTPTQVSDLLSEISVACRRGDNARCRELARKIKALGRESERNRRCIISGGAGRVLSNCFSELAAESLENPRAGVMDEILAALAAFLPLDEGSYLQLASPKPLDSIVSVLKSADLEGRLNAALVLKELASSSTPDRIEVVARTDGLIEALVKLIEKPISPRATNASMVTAFYLVASSERIAARFVEMGIVSLLLEILVDSEKSMCEKALGVLDGVLSCSRGREMASAHSLAVPVLVKKTSRVADMETEFAVSALWKLCKNDDEGERVVEALQAGAFQKLLLLLQVGCKGTTKEKVSDLLKLLNRKKRSSECIETVDLRGLKRSF